The window CCCAAATGTATGAAGCCTAGAGATTTGTCAtctttttaagttttgctttttgttttggcttCAAGTATAATGGTCACAGAACAAGAGTTCACAGACTCTTTATTGggagtttgccaaaaaaaaaaaaaaaaaaaaaaaaatatgtatcttttgtttttatctttgggATATGTTCATAACCACACATTTTCATACTATTTTANGTCTTCCAACACTTTTCTGTTGATAAAATGGTTATAGTCTACTAGGATCTAGTGAAATTTATTGATATAGAAAAAATGTGAATCATTAATGTATAAGTGTATCACTATGGGAAATTTGGTTTCAAATGGATTCTTTAATGATGAACCATAATGATACATCATACATAGCAATATTTGCAAGACACCATTATTTCACATTATGAGGTTGAAAGAAAACTGAGATCTAAAGAAACTTTTTccctttgttcaaaaaaaaaaaaaaaaaaactttttcccatgtttttattaattattacgACCCccgtataaatttcaaaatgtaAAAGCTAATCATTGTCGGAATTTTCATGATTAATAATCACCAATCATTATGACCAACCAAAAgataagtaatttatataacGTTAAAATGTATAGTATCAATtatcatatatgtaaatatcgggatataattatttttttttttatccctttgatcacaatgtttttctttttctttttgggtggTCTGCTTAAAAGTTCCCTTTTCTAAATCATGAGATTAGAGTAAGTAAAGACTAAAAgagcttaattaattgattggtgaaagtattaaaaaaatcccACATTAGTTGCATTGATTGCGTTGAGATTAATATGCATGACGGAAATATTTGCGTCACACGACATTTTGGATTAGAAAAAAAGGTTCACAACATAAAAATACTACGTGGGTGATAATTGGAACTCTCACACGTacgaaaaaataatatgtatacacaaggtttgaatatatatatatttcatggtTTGTCAGGTTATAAAATGAAACTTGTTCTAAGTATATAAATGAAGTGTTcggtttttattaatttattggaAAATGTTGTGAATATGGAGAATAAACTTCTCATAAAACAGGAGAGAATAGGGAGAGCAGACAACAAATAAGATTTGATAGCGTGAAAATTGCCTTTTTCTGCTTTTTTGTTGGCTCTTTAGGTTGGAATCTGTGAAAAGCCAAAGCATATCTTTTATATAAATTAGGTTTTGAATTCACCGTACGCGtcagtttatttgatatattgatgaaaattatatataattgataatagtaataaaatattattttataaaaatatttaaaatagtattaaaaaaaaattcagatacacatttttaaaaaatataaaaatcagttatgttataaaatcaaatctgataaaaaattatgaatttaactcgacatcgAGGaggcgaatcaaactgatgacctcacatatcctaaacaatttttttgaccaCCAAAAAAACggaacaattttatcatcatgaatttaactcgttttcatatttaattaatcGCTATGACctatgttttcttattttttattccatgttttttattattcatattctttcttgtcattttcattatcaaattttgtggtaattgtcatcattacttttaccgtctggttcttcgttatactatttttattcttcttcctcgtcaacttcttcacattcttccactgaaaaacatttttttagactactACACAaattgttaacccatcaaactccaagaacaaaatcatttttttctcataaaaataaaaaataagataaaaacaaaaattaataaaagaatatcaactcatctataaaatcatacacaaaaatatatcttacaactcataagaaataaaaagcacaaacgtagataaataagataatttatgtattacatcaatattttaaatttttaaaaggtttcgaaatataaaatttgaaccttttaaaaagtttcaatatttataatattttgaacttttaaaattttaaaattataataattaaaaactttttaaaagctaagagcttttaaaagtttcaatatttataatatttaaacttttaaaaaaataaaatattctaatatattttttgaaattttttaaagttttagtttgatcaaataaaaaactggattaaaccgaataaaactattaaactgggacgcctgataaatcaagcttttctGCTTATTCGTTGTTGAAAGcttattaatcttatttataatggttttgaaccattgtctaaaaattttctagccgatgtgggatattgtacatagttcttttatttccataaatttaaaattttattttttctaaaaaaatctagaaatttaaaaaaatgttaatgaatgacatgtcaaatcctgataggatctttaaaataattcttaatattcaaaattctggagattttaaaaaatgttaattagtgacatgtctaatcacaattggaggttttaaatcctatgtggacgctttaggagcttatagcttctactttttattagtatagatgtaATTATAGTTTACTTACACATATGtcactaaattaatatatatcatccatagcgaaaccaaaaaaaatggtaaCTAAGCggatgaaaatgaaataaacgcACTTTATTAACATAAACAAACTAACGATATaccaaaaataagcaaaaatcaaatatttctcaCAATATTTGATTAGAAAACGAAACTAATCTTCAATATACATatgtttgtaaatatataacacaTACATTAAGAgacgaaacaaaattaaattaacttgaATTTGGGACAGCTATTCGAAATCAGTATATCACGGACGAAATAATCTAACTAGCTCTTAGTCGATGTATACTTTTATGTTAGGGAAATTGGCAgcaataaccaaaaaacaatctTTAATTAAATGACTGACTATACTAACCATTACCCTATAATATACTCCTTCTGtcccacaaaaattgatgttttgggatattttttttttgtcccacaaaaattgatgttttgtaaatttcaagaaataatcattgaaaatatttaaaattttgaattgttattggtttaaaattaaataatatctttttagtcaaagaaaaaaatatatttaaactcagtaatcattgttttcttaaaatgtgtaaaagattataaacatcaatcttttagggATAGAGGAAGTACCATGTATTTTCTATAATATTGACAATTTTGCACAATGTACATAATTAACAGTTACCACTCTTCCTCACGTGCTCTctccctctatatatatatatatacacatacacatattCTCTCTTCTCCCCATTTTTCTTCCTTATCCTTTTCTTTACACCACCATGTCCTATAACCACCACTATCACCTTACTCTCATTACCactattataaaattattttattaaatatgtttcgaaaaatacttatttttatagataagatgattagagtttagattttataatcaaaacgaaattatatgtcggtttggtttcacaaatgagatggttagggtttagattttacaattagaatgaaattatatgtcggtttggattaacaaataaaatggttagggtttagattttacaagtggaacgaaattatatgtcagtttgggttaacaaatgagatggttagggtttagattttacaagtagaacgaaattatatgtcggtttggattaacaaatgagatggttagggtttagattttacaattagaataaaattatatgtcggtttggatttattaaTGAGCggtttaagttattaattttataataatgtatacagattttattttattattttataagaaggtgAATGAAGAGCTTTATCTCTAGGATTGAaccttagtattgtttataggtttcattatttactatttagttttattctatactatatagttttaatttaaataaatattatttttatttttattaattcttatctgattttaaaaattcagatcatgttatataaataaaaaaatctatgtttttttaaaaactattgcaaaattaatttagttatttttataagattaaattatgatttaaaaTGATGAGGGGTACAAACAATTTTGTTATGACATCAGCAcaccttctttcttctccccTACGTGTGTCTTTCACTGCTATCCTCTTTGGTCATTGTACATGGGTTGATGGTTACTCACTTAATTTATTTCATTAGATGACTATATTTTTCGctccttttgttttgtcatcACGCAAATTCACCCTTTATGTTAACCCATATACTACTAACCATTTTAGCTTAGCCGACATATAATATCCACTCGTAGTCACTTAATCAGcatttgatatttaatttacattcattatattatattatagcGCATGTTTGCTTTTTTTAAAGGAGCTTGAAACTTACGTTTTAAAAGCTATATACGACTTTGGGGTTAGGACCGGACAACGAAAGCCTCAGAATCCACTTTCGCCCCATAAGACAAAATTGTAAACGGTCAAAACAcgatcattttatttatttcagcTAAATTGTAAAGGGTCAAGATTGCGTCCTTGCTATAGAGAACATATATACTGCATTTAGGTATAGTATTGCGACAACCGCATGCAAATATTTACATTGATGCGAGATCGCGAGCCAATGTAAAGAAAaagttattaagaaaaaaaaaaactaaattgcgAATCAGCAGCACACGTGTTGTTGGATATTGTCAGcatttattatattaatcaataaataaaacttctATATCTAAAACGTCTTGATAATTCATAATGTTATTGTGTAATATACGTTTTCATTAGAATTACTGTCACTATTCGAAAATCGAAATACACCAGTGTGCTAAAAATACCGACTTAACCATTTGTACACGTCCAAATTACATCcgtattaaattttattttgttgttaatcAGAAAATATCATCACAGAGAGAAATATTAGGCATTAAtggacaatttttttaaacaaacaatgtAGTATTTTTTGTTCTCAAAGAACAGAAAGATCAGAATGGCAGAGAGATCGATCAACCcatgaaaaaaaatcacaaataacATTATTCATATAGTAAAATTGTCAGACTCAAATTGAAcctttctcattttttattatcataaaaaatactaaaacaataGGGCAGATTTTTATCTGACACCTGCAAAacccttccttttttttcccaATGCCCATTTGtaattttcattaaatatttttatgttattaatattaatatgaatttttggatttttctataataattaatttttgttttcacttcatctcctttctctttcAATGTCCGTTGGTAACAGACGAAAGTTTCAGAcataacacacaaacacacttctctaatatctctctctctaagcaATCAAGCAGACAAAGACAGTGATGATATAAAAGCCAGAGACAAAGGAGGATCACTCATCGTTTCATCTCATGAATCTCTCCGCCGACCAAGCTCCCGTCGCCGACGAAATAGCTCAGCCGGCTCAACCGCATCGCTTATCAACATCATGTGATCTCCACCCAGATGAACGTTTCTCCGGTTTCTGCCCTTCCTGTCTATGCGACCGCCTCTCCGTCTTAGATCACACCGCTGCTCAGCCGCCGTCTTCTTCCCGGAAACCTCCCACTATCTCCGCCGCGGCGCTGAAAGCTCTCTTCAAGCCCTCCTCCTCTAGTGCTACCGGtaccaacaataacaacaacgcCTCCAATGGGAACGGTCGGGTCCGACCCGGTTTCTTCCCGGAGCTCCGGCGTACTAAGTCGTTCTCAGCGAAGAACAACGAGGGATTCTCCGGTGGGTTTGAGCCGCAACGTCGTTCTTGTGACGTCAGACTCCGTGACGAGCACAGACACATCCAAACCAAAGAAGCTGACACCGTCGGTAAAATCGAGGACGAGACTAGGAAGTCTAGCGTGAGTGAGACAGTTTTAGAAGTGAACGAAGAAGCTGAAATCgaggaggtagaagaagaagaacatgctGGTCACTCTGAGATCGTGAAAGATTCCGACGAGAttgtagaggaagaagaggaggaactGAAGCCAATGAAGGATCACATGGATCTCTACTCACAGACGAAGAAACCTTCTGTGAAAGATTTCGCCGGGAGTTTCTTCTCTGCGGCTTCTGTTTTCAGCAAGAAGCTTCAGAAATGGAGGCAGAAGCAAAAGTTTAAAAAGCCAACAAGCGGCGGAGGACGGCCACAGTCCGAGATCGGATATGGCCGGAGATCCAGCGACACTGATCCACGATTCTCTCTTGACGCCGGGAGATTCTCCGTCGATATCGGTCGGATTTCGATAGACGACTCTCGATACTCGATCGACGAGCCGAGAGCGTCGTGGGACGGTCATTTAATCGGCAGAACGACGGCGGCTAGGGTTCCTCCGCCGCCGTCGATGCTATCAGTTGTGGAAAACGCTCCGGTGAATGTAAATCGATCAGACATGCAAGAAGCGTCGATTAACAATGAATCGGATCCGATAATCATAATCCCAGGCGGATCAAATCAGACTCGAGACTACTACAATGAACCTCCGTCGTCACGGAGACGTAAGAGCCTCGACAGATCCAGTTCGATTAGAAAAATTGCGACGGAGCTAGACGATGTCAAATCGGTGTCAAATTCGAAGGTTTCACCGGCGATTACGTTAGATTCGAACTCCGTGGAAACAGAGGAGAACAGAGTGAATCATAATCAAAACGGTGAGAAGAAATCGAGACGGTGGGGGAAATGGAGCATTCTAGGGTTAATATACAGGAAAGGTGTTAACAacaaagacgatgatgatgaagaagaagaagataggtaTAGCAGATCGAATAGTGCCGGAATGGCGGAGAGGTCTTTATCGGAATCATGGCCGGAGATGAGGAACGGGGAAGGAGGAGCGAAGATGAGGAGGAGCAACAGCAATGTGAGCTGGCGAAGCTCCGGCGGAGGATCGGGGAGGAATAAGAGTTCGAGGTATTCGTCTAAGGATGGAGAGAACGGAATGTTGAGGTTTTATTTGACACCGAGCTGGAGaacaggtggtggtggtggtagtagtggcggtggcggtggtgggTGGGAGAAGACGGCGGCGAGAGCTAATAGTCACGGCCACTCTATAGCGAGGAAGGTTATGAGGCTGTATTGACCAAATTGtccctcttctttttttattattgggaTCTTTTGGTTTGTGGTTAATTTTGGGTTTATCTAAATTTTCATTGTGAATAAATTGGTTATCTACTTAACCGGAGTTAATCGGACCAAATTAGAAACGGGTTATTTTCGAAACTGTGATATACTGTATTATGCTCTCTCAAAACCTAAAGTACTCGGAAATTTTTTGGGCTATGCTCTCACTCCGC is drawn from Camelina sativa cultivar DH55 chromosome 8, Cs, whole genome shotgun sequence and contains these coding sequences:
- the LOC104708960 gene encoding UPF0503 protein At3g09070, chloroplastic-like, translated to MNLSADQAPVADEIAQPAQPHRLSTSCDLHPDERFSGFCPSCLCDRLSVLDHTAAQPPSSSRKPPTISAAALKALFKPSSSSATGTNNNNNASNGNGRVRPGFFPELRRTKSFSAKNNEGFSGGFEPQRRSCDVRLRDEHRHIQTKEADTVGKIEDETRKSSVSETVLEVNEEAEIEEVEEEEHAGHSEIVKDSDEIVEEEEEELKPMKDHMDLYSQTKKPSVKDFAGSFFSAASVFSKKLQKWRQKQKFKKPTSGGGRPQSEIGYGRRSSDTDPRFSLDAGRFSVDIGRISIDDSRYSIDEPRASWDGHLIGRTTAARVPPPPSMLSVVENAPVNVNRSDMQEASINNESDPIIIIPGGSNQTRDYYNEPPSSRRRKSLDRSSSIRKIATELDDVKSVSNSKVSPAITLDSNSVETEENRVNHNQNGEKKSRRWGKWSILGLIYRKGVNNKDDDDEEEEDRYSRSNSAGMAERSLSESWPEMRNGEGGAKMRRSNSNVSWRSSGGGSGRNKSSRYSSKDGENGMLRFYLTPSWRTGGGGGSSGGGGGGWEKTAARANSHGHSIARKVMRLY